TATACTACCCATCAGGTGTTTGTCAACGTTGAGTTGACCTGCATTTACTGACTTCGAGGTTTTTCTCCTCGATTTCCTTTGCTGCTTGCTAGAAGCATGCTCCGGGTCAGAGGCCGTACTACTCCCCCTCTTTTTAGGAATAGGGAGTTGAGTGGTTTTTATTGGTACCTCCACTCTTTCTGGCGCGTTTCTGGCCGGGTTTAAGGATTTTGTAACACCTTTCAAATCAGTAAATGAATCTGGCAGATTATTTGCAAGATGTTGCAAATTAATGATCTTCCGAACTTGAAGTTCGGTCTCTTGGGTACGTGGATCAGAGGATGAAATGGCATGAGCATTCCAATCAATTTCCGTGCATTCTTTCTGGTACTTGAAATCTCCCCCTAATGCCGGAAAATGTTCCTCATTAAATATGCAATCAGCGTGACGGGCTGTGAACAGATCCCCAGTCAGGGGTTCCAGGTACTTGATAATCGACGGCGATTTGTACCCCACATAGATCCCCAACTTCCTGTGTGGGCCCATAGATGTCCACTGTGGTGGTGAGATCGGGATGTATGCAGCACATCCGAACTTACGCAGATGGGAAATGCTTGGAGGATTTCCACGTACCAATTCCAGAGGGGAAGAACTGTGATATGCAGTTGGCCTCAATTGTATCAAGTCAGCAGCGTGTAAAACAGCGTGACCCCAACAAGAGGTTGGCAAGTTGCAATTCGTCAACAAAGGTCTTGCAATGAGTTTGATCCTCTTAATCAATGCTTCAGCCAAACCATTTTGTGTATGGACATATGGAACAGAGTGCTGAACTTCAATCCCCAAAGTCATGCAATAATTATTGAAAGCACGTGAGGAGAATTCTGCAGCATTGTCCATTCGAATTGATTTAATTCGACTTTCAGGATAATGGGCTTGCAACTTAATGACTTGCCTCATTATCTTGGCAAATGCATGGTTTCGTGTGGATAGAAGACACACATGTGACCATCGTGTAGATGCGTCAATCAGAACCATGAAATACCAGAAAGGTCCAGATAATGGCTGAATGGGACCACAAATGTCTCCTTGAATACGTTCAAGGAACTGAAGTGGTTCAGCTTGTATTTTGAGGTGTGAGGGCCTCAAAATTAGCTTTCCCATGGCACAAGATGTGCACACAAAATCAGAAGATTGAGGAAATTTTGACTCAAGCAAATTATGACCAATGGAATTGCTAGTAATTTTTCTCATCATCCCTATTCCAGGATGGCCTAGGCGATCATGCCAGGTTTGGAATGCGTTAACATTCTGAAAAATTACTTTTTATGCAACATGTTCCACGGGTTTGATGTACGTATAGTACAAACCAGACGATAGAGAAGGAATTTTCTCATGTACCTTTTTGCCATATCCGTCATCTTTAGTAAAGAGTAGATACTCCTCTTTGTTGTCTTCATGGGTTTCAATATGAAAACCATTTTTACGGATATCTCGATAACTGATCAGGGTACGTGCAGAATCGGGATACAGTAAAGCATCCTCAATTGTCACATATGTACCACTTGGGAGGGTGAATATGGCACGTCCAGTACCAACAATCACTGTATCGCGTCCAGCGATAGTTAGAATATCTCCATTCGTCTTTTTCAGAGTTTGGAAATATTTCATCTCCctcagtatggagtttgtggcacCACTGTCCACAAGGCATAATTCCTCTTCCATCGGATTGTCCCCGTAGAAAACTATATAAAACAAAGAATTTTCAATAAGAAAACCTCATAGTAATATATAGAATACAATCTTTATTATATCAAATGTGCTGATACCATACAATATAAAGACAACAACAAACTTATGTTCTTATTACAATCATCACAAATGGACATAATTAAGTAGATCACTAGGAGATTGAGGGACTAGTCGAAGTCGCCAAACACGTTGTTTGCGGTGTACTCAATCAACGTGTTCTCCATTTCAGCAGTAGCCTCAGGCAGATAAGGAACCACGGCGTTGCTCGTTCCAGGAGGAACATCGTGCGAACCACCAGCTCCTTTTGTGCTATCCGGATGAAGGTTGAAGTTGGCTTCAAACCTTTTCCCTTGAGGTGCTTTGCGTCCCTGAGATTGCTGGTACAGCATAACCAGATGCTTGGGCATTGTGCACTTTTCAATAGAATGCGTGGAGCATCCACACTTGTTGCAAAGCTTAGATTTATCAAGCCTGGGCTTTGAAGTGCCTTTTCCCTTGCCTGGGTATCTAGATCTCTTGTTCCCATTGCGCTTTCGCTTATGCTCGAAATTGGATTGTTTACCCCGAGGGGTACCATTAAACTTTTGTCTATTTGCAACATTCAGATGGACTTCAGGTAAAGGTTGTGCCCCAACTGGGCGCTGAGAGCCATTCTTAGCAAGTAGCTCATCATGCTTTTCAGCCTGAAGTAACATGTGAATAAGCTCGGAATAGACAGTGTAGTTACGAGCACGGTATTGTTGTTGGAGGATCCTATCTGAAGGGAGCATAGTAGACAAAGTTTTCTCTATCTTCTCCCCCTTAGTAGGTTCCTTCTCACAAAAGCGCAGTTTGGAACATATCTTATGAACAGCATGATTGTACTCACCGATGGACTTGAAATCCTGAAGACGGAGATGAGTCCAATCATGGAGTGCTTCTGGCAGGACTACTGCCTTCTGCTATTCATACCTCATTTTGAGGGCCAGAAACAGAGTACTAGGAGATTCCTCCTATAAATACTCAGACTTGAGATCTGGATGAATATGGTGCCTAATGATGAATAAGGCAGCATAGTTTTGCTGTTCTGTCAGCGGCGTGGCCCCAGCCGGGAGAGGAGTCTCCGGGGGTTGTATTGCACGCGCTATCCCACGGGACACAAGTCTGATCTTGATGTCCATAGCCCATGTAGGGTAATTGTGGCCATTGAGGGCAAGCTCCTCAAACTCTTTGGCAGTCATCTTTGCCTACATGGGAAAACCAG
This genomic window from Aegilops tauschii subsp. strangulata cultivar AL8/78 chromosome 4, Aet v6.0, whole genome shotgun sequence contains:
- the LOC141021656 gene encoding uncharacterized protein, translating into MLPSDRILQQQYRARNYTVYSELIHMLLQAEKHDELLAKNGSQRPVGAQPLPEVHLNVANRQKFNGTPRGKQSNFEHKRKRNGNKRSRYPGKGKGTSKPRLDKSKLCNKCGCSTHSIEKCTMPKHLVMLYQQSQGRKAPQGKRFEANFNLHPDSTKGAGGSHDVPPGTSNAVVPYLPEATAEMENTLIEYTANNVFGDFD